Proteins from a genomic interval of Cucumis melo cultivar AY chromosome 7, USDA_Cmelo_AY_1.0, whole genome shotgun sequence:
- the LOC103494499 gene encoding ras-related protein RABA5d produces the protein MSSSDDEGGEEYLFKIVIIGDSAVGKSNLLSRYARNEFNLHSKATIGVEFQTQVMDIDGKEVKAQIWDTAGQERFRAVTSAYYRGAVGALIVYDISRRSTFDSVGRWLDELKTHSDTTVAMMLVGNKCDLENIRDVTVEEGTSLAEAEGLFFMETSALDSTNVKRAFEIVIREIYNNVSRKVLNSDTYKAELSVNRVSLVNNGGSKQSEGYLSCCSR, from the exons ATGTCATCCTCCGACGACGAAGGCGGTGAGGAGTATCTCTTCAAGATCGTTATCATCGGAGACTCTGCCGTCGGTAAGTCCAATTTACTCTCTCGTTATGCTAGAAACGAGTTCAATCTCCACTCCAAAGCCACCATCGGCGTCGAATTTCAAACTCAGGTTATGGATATTGACGGCAAAGAGGTTAAGGCTCAGATTTGGGATACTGCCGGCCAGGAAAGGTTCCGTGCTGTTACCTCTGCCTATTACCGTGGTGCTGTTGGTGCTCTTATCGTTTACGATATCAGCCGTCGCTCCACTTTCGATAGTGTCGGCCGATGGCTCGACGAGCTCAAGA CTCATTCCGATACAACTGTAGCAATGATGCTAGTCGGGAACAAATGCGATTTGGAGAACATTAGGGATGTAACTGTCGAGGAAGGCACGAGTCTTGCAGAAGCCGAAGGGTTGTTCTTCATGGAGACATCTGCTCTAGACTCAACAAATGTTAAAAGGGCTTTCGAAATTGTGATCCGAGAAATATACAACAATGTGAGCAGGAAGGTCCTGAATTCAGATACGTACAAAGCAGAATTATCCGTGAACCGGGTGAGCCTCGTCAACAACGGTGGATCGAAGCAATCAGAAGGATACTTATCTTGCTGTTCCAGGTGA
- the LOC103494873 gene encoding transcription factor bHLH128 isoform X2, whose product MYQSTSSSSSSQKSMSSAHAAASGGGLTRYGSAPGSFLTTAVDSVIGSRQPDSAATLRGPPSFGNHYFSSADSSVVESSRKVVQSSSTSNDLKSSSTTALNRSYGFNDLALGDFSTGRNFNSNSNGGQSSSSSPLVRQRSSPAGFLGHLSVAEPNGGFSLTMGGGGSGSGSGGGGGGRLKNQMSFNGQDNSLSQISEISESFVEAANSCSNGLQSNTNSTHSFAPSSAFAMDSSWDTSSNSIVFAAPHAKRSKHHHSDADFFSGLESQFSLPQTTLEMAAVERLLQIPEDSVPCKIRAKRGCATHPRSIAERERRTRISGKLKKLQELVPNMDKQTSYSDMLDLAVQHIKGLQNQIQ is encoded by the exons ATGTACCAATCaacttcttcctcttcttcctctcaAAAATCCATGTCCTCCGCCCACGCCGCCGCCTCTGGTGGTGGTCTCACTCGGTACGGTTCCGCCCCTGGATCTTTCCTCACGACAGCAGTCGATTCCGTGATTGGAAGTCGTCAACCGGACTCCGCCGCCACGCTCCGTGGCCCGCCGTCCTTTGGCAACCACTACTTCTCCTCCGCCGATTCCTCCGTCGTGGAATCCTCAAGGAAAGTTGTTCAGTCGTCCTCTACTTCCAACGATCTGAAATCGTCGTCCACCACCGCCTTGAATAGGTCGTACGGATTCAACGATTTGGCGTTGGGGGATTTCTCGACGGGTAGAAACTTCAATAGCAATAGCAATGGTGGTCAatcctcttcctcttcaccGTTGGTTCGCCAGAGAAGCTCTCCCGCTGGATTTCTCGGCCATCTCTCCGTCGCCGAACCAAACg GTGGGTTTTCATTGACAATGGGGGGAGGTGGAAGTGGAAGTGGAagtggaggaggaggaggaggaagactAAAGAATCAAATGAGTTTCAATGGGCAAGATAATTCACTTTCTCAAATCTCAGAAATTAGTGAAAGTTTCGTAGAGGCAGCCAATTCTTGTAGCAATGGCCTTCAAAGCAACACCAATTCAACCCATTCCTTTGCTCCTTCTTCTGCCTTCGCTATGGATTCTTCCTGGGACACTTCTAGTAACTCCATCGTCTTTGCTGCTCCTCATGCTAAAAGATCCAAGCACCACCATTCCGATGCTGACTTCTTCTCCGGCCTCGAGTCGCAA TTTAGCTTGCCACAAACAACCCTAGAAATGGCAGCTGTGGAGAGGCTGCTACAAATTCCTGAAGACTCCGTTCCTTGTAAGATTCGAGCTAAGCGTGGCTGTGCTACTCATCCTCGGAGTATCGCCGAACGG GAGAGGAGAACTAGAATCAgtggaaaattgaaaaaacttCAAGAGCTTGTTCCCAACATGGATAAG CAAACAAGTTATTCAGACATGTTGGACTTAGCAGTGCAGCATATCAAAGgtcttcaaaatcaaattcag TGA
- the LOC103494873 gene encoding transcription factor bHLH128 isoform X1, with the protein MYQSTSSSSSSQKSMSSAHAAASGGGLTRYGSAPGSFLTTAVDSVIGSRQPDSAATLRGPPSFGNHYFSSADSSVVESSRKVVQSSSTSNDLKSSSTTALNRSYGFNDLALGDFSTGRNFNSNSNGGQSSSSSPLVRQRSSPAGFLGHLSVAEPNGGFSLTMGGGGSGSGSGGGGGGRLKNQMSFNGQDNSLSQISEISESFVEAANSCSNGLQSNTNSTHSFAPSSAFAMDSSWDTSSNSIVFAAPHAKRSKHHHSDADFFSGLESQFSLPQTTLEMAAVERLLQIPEDSVPCKIRAKRGCATHPRSIAERERRTRISGKLKKLQELVPNMDKQTSYSDMLDLAVQHIKGLQNQIQKLNKEVENCTCGSKECS; encoded by the exons ATGTACCAATCaacttcttcctcttcttcctctcaAAAATCCATGTCCTCCGCCCACGCCGCCGCCTCTGGTGGTGGTCTCACTCGGTACGGTTCCGCCCCTGGATCTTTCCTCACGACAGCAGTCGATTCCGTGATTGGAAGTCGTCAACCGGACTCCGCCGCCACGCTCCGTGGCCCGCCGTCCTTTGGCAACCACTACTTCTCCTCCGCCGATTCCTCCGTCGTGGAATCCTCAAGGAAAGTTGTTCAGTCGTCCTCTACTTCCAACGATCTGAAATCGTCGTCCACCACCGCCTTGAATAGGTCGTACGGATTCAACGATTTGGCGTTGGGGGATTTCTCGACGGGTAGAAACTTCAATAGCAATAGCAATGGTGGTCAatcctcttcctcttcaccGTTGGTTCGCCAGAGAAGCTCTCCCGCTGGATTTCTCGGCCATCTCTCCGTCGCCGAACCAAACg GTGGGTTTTCATTGACAATGGGGGGAGGTGGAAGTGGAAGTGGAagtggaggaggaggaggaggaagactAAAGAATCAAATGAGTTTCAATGGGCAAGATAATTCACTTTCTCAAATCTCAGAAATTAGTGAAAGTTTCGTAGAGGCAGCCAATTCTTGTAGCAATGGCCTTCAAAGCAACACCAATTCAACCCATTCCTTTGCTCCTTCTTCTGCCTTCGCTATGGATTCTTCCTGGGACACTTCTAGTAACTCCATCGTCTTTGCTGCTCCTCATGCTAAAAGATCCAAGCACCACCATTCCGATGCTGACTTCTTCTCCGGCCTCGAGTCGCAA TTTAGCTTGCCACAAACAACCCTAGAAATGGCAGCTGTGGAGAGGCTGCTACAAATTCCTGAAGACTCCGTTCCTTGTAAGATTCGAGCTAAGCGTGGCTGTGCTACTCATCCTCGGAGTATCGCCGAACGG GAGAGGAGAACTAGAATCAgtggaaaattgaaaaaacttCAAGAGCTTGTTCCCAACATGGATAAG CAAACAAGTTATTCAGACATGTTGGACTTAGCAGTGCAGCATATCAAAGgtcttcaaaatcaaattcag AAGCTTAACAAAGAAGTTGAGAATTGCACCTGTGGAAGCAAAGAATGCTCATGA